In Yersinia enterocolitica subsp. enterocolitica, one DNA window encodes the following:
- the motA gene encoding flagellar motor stator protein MotA, translating to MLVILGYIVVLGAVFGGYIIVGGHLGALYQPAEFLIIGGAGIGAFIVGNNGKAIKATMKALPKLMRRSKYNKVLYMDLMALLYRLLAKSRQQGMLSLERDIESPLESEIFSNYPRILADKVLVEFITDYLRLIVSGNMNAFEIEALMDEEIETHEQECEVPAGSLAMVGDSLPAFGIVAAVMGVVHALASADRPAAELGALIAHAMVGTFLGILLAYGFISPLATLLRQQSAETTKMMQCIKVTLLSSLNGYAPQIAVEFGRKTLYTTERPSFIELEEHVRRVKAPAPQATEEDA from the coding sequence GTGTTAGTTATTTTGGGTTATATCGTGGTCTTAGGTGCGGTTTTTGGCGGCTACATCATTGTAGGTGGTCACTTAGGCGCATTATATCAACCCGCTGAATTTTTAATTATCGGCGGGGCGGGTATTGGTGCGTTTATTGTCGGTAACAATGGTAAAGCAATAAAAGCCACAATGAAGGCACTGCCAAAACTGATGCGCCGCTCTAAATATAATAAAGTCCTATATATGGACTTAATGGCGCTGTTGTACCGCTTATTAGCAAAATCCCGTCAACAGGGAATGCTGTCATTGGAGCGGGATATAGAAAGTCCATTGGAAAGTGAAATTTTCTCTAATTATCCGCGGATCTTGGCCGATAAGGTATTAGTGGAATTTATTACCGACTATTTGCGGTTAATTGTTAGTGGGAATATGAACGCTTTTGAAATCGAAGCCTTGATGGATGAAGAGATCGAAACTCACGAGCAAGAATGCGAAGTGCCTGCCGGTAGTCTGGCGATGGTCGGCGATTCTCTACCTGCATTCGGTATTGTTGCCGCCGTTATGGGGGTGGTGCATGCCTTGGCATCCGCAGACCGGCCAGCCGCAGAACTCGGAGCGTTAATTGCCCATGCAATGGTAGGAACATTCCTCGGTATTTTGCTGGCATATGGATTTATCTCACCGTTAGCGACGTTGCTACGTCAACAGAGTGCAGAAACCACCAAAATGATGCAGTGCATCAAGGTGACGTTGCTTTCTAGTCTGAACGGATATGCGCCGCAAATTGCCGTGGAATTTGGTCGTAAAACGCTCTACACCACAGAACGTCCTTCGTTCATTGAGCTGGAAGAGCATGTGCGCAGAGTGAAAGCTCCGGCACCGCAAGCGACAGAAGAGGACGCATGA
- the motB gene encoding flagellar motor protein MotB has translation MKHQNHPVILVKKRKAKHGQAHHGGSWKIAYADFMTAMMAFFLVMWLLSVSSPQELTQIAEYFRTPLKVALSSGEKSSDSTSPIPGGGDDPTQQVGEVRKHIDSEESRKEEYRLNKLREKLDQLIESDPRLKALRPHLLINMMDEGLRIQIIDSQNRPMFKMGSAQVEPYMRDILRAIAPILNDIPNKISLSGHTDDLPYASGERGYSNWELSADRANASRRELLAGGLDEGKVLRVVGMASTMRLKEQASDDPVNRRISILVLNKQTQHDIEHENLDNKALDIEKAESLKQIDSTGTTPAVASPATVATPPATTSAAIPTAQSGTSGSVSVPVAVSTTSASTTSASTTTVLTTTVSSATATESVKAVAPPATAPQTQQSSTENITRVTSGPTTSLPAAPASNAPVSPTSRDAQ, from the coding sequence ATGAAGCATCAGAACCACCCCGTTATTCTGGTCAAAAAGCGCAAAGCCAAACATGGTCAAGCCCATCATGGCGGGTCATGGAAAATTGCTTATGCTGACTTTATGACAGCAATGATGGCCTTCTTTCTGGTGATGTGGTTACTGTCAGTTTCCAGCCCGCAAGAGCTGACGCAAATTGCAGAATATTTTCGCACGCCGTTGAAAGTTGCACTGTCCAGCGGTGAGAAAAGCAGCGACAGTACCAGCCCAATTCCTGGGGGAGGGGATGACCCGACCCAACAAGTGGGTGAAGTGCGCAAGCACATTGATTCTGAAGAAAGCCGCAAAGAAGAATATCGGCTTAATAAGTTACGGGAAAAACTGGATCAATTAATTGAATCAGACCCGCGACTGAAAGCTTTGCGGCCACATTTGTTGATTAACATGATGGATGAAGGGCTGAGAATTCAGATTATCGATAGCCAAAATCGACCCATGTTCAAGATGGGGAGTGCTCAGGTCGAGCCGTATATGCGCGATATTTTACGTGCTATAGCGCCAATTCTGAATGACATTCCCAATAAGATCAGTCTGTCTGGCCATACCGATGACTTGCCGTATGCTTCCGGTGAACGGGGTTACAGCAACTGGGAATTATCGGCAGATCGTGCCAATGCTTCGCGGCGTGAGTTACTGGCTGGTGGTTTGGATGAAGGCAAAGTATTACGTGTGGTAGGCATGGCATCGACGATGCGCTTAAAAGAGCAGGCATCAGATGACCCGGTTAACCGTCGTATCAGTATCTTGGTTCTGAATAAACAGACTCAACATGATATTGAGCACGAGAATTTAGATAACAAAGCGCTCGATATAGAAAAAGCCGAGAGCTTAAAACAGATTGATTCTACGGGAACAACGCCAGCGGTGGCATCACCCGCTACTGTTGCGACACCGCCAGCGACGACGAGCGCAGCGATACCCACAGCACAATCTGGCACTAGCGGATCAGTATCTGTACCCGTGGCTGTTTCGACAACATCAGCTTCGACAACATCAGCCTCGACAACAACAGTTTTGACAACAACAGTTTCGTCAGCGACGGCAACTGAGTCTGTGAAAGCGGTGGCACCGCCTGCAACAGCACCACAAACACAACAATCGAGCACGGAGAACATTACTCGAGTGACCAGTGGGCCAACGACATCGTTGCCAGCGGCACCTGCCAGTAATGCACCGGTCTCTCCGACAAGCCGCGACGCACAGTAG